DNA sequence from the Elusimicrobiota bacterium genome:
CACTACCGCGAGGATCAACTGTTTCCCATCCTGTGACACCCCGCAGGAAGTACGAGGATGACGTTGAGCGAGGTTACTGCCGTTATATGTTTGTATCGCAGCTAAAGTTCCGCTGGTAACTATAACAGGCTTCCCGGAAACAATATTCCATCCCTCTCCGCAGTTGTCAGGTTTATTTTTTAGTATAGGAACTAGGCTCGTATGGTTCATGGAATCAATCACAAGCGTGTATGTTTTCCGGCTGGGCTTACCGTATTCATAATTACAGGTAGTCCACTGTATACCGTTTGACACGCACAGCCCGGCTGCTGAATAAAACGGATACTTAGCATTCGCAGTGGTCTCGTGGAGTTTAAAAAAATCGCCGTTTACTGCGACCACGCATTTTTGCAGGTCCGCAAACGTTGATACTTGACAACGTTTTTCAGGCTCAGGAGTTACATAAAACTCGAGGTTAGGATTGTTTAAGTCAATAACCACGGCGTAGATATCAAACGGCTCCGTGGTTGTACGGTGAAGATACTTAACTCCGGGATACGGATATTCCCATATATCTTCAGCATTAACAGTAATACACAAAAATACAAGAAGTAGAAGTACGTACACGAATATTTTGTGTATTTTATAACCCCGGGAACCCATTAAATTAATGCCTGAAATGCCGTATACCGGTAAATACCATTGCAATCCCAAGTTCATCGCATGCATCGATTGACAACTTATCATTGATACTCCCACCGGGTTGGATAATAGCTTTCACCCCTGATTTTGCTCCTGCACGGACAACATCATCAAACGGGAAAAACGCGTCTGATGCCAACACTACCGGCTGTGAGACCGGATACTGTACTGACATTTTATCAATTTGACTCATTTTTGATACCGCAATATTTAATGAATCAATCCTTGACATCTGTCCCGCACCAATACCAATGGTTTGGGTACCCATTGAAAGGATTATGGCGTTGGATTTAACGTTTTTACTGACAACCCACGCGAATTTTAGTGAATCGAGTTCCTCTTTTGTCGGCTGGCGTTTAGTAACAACTTTCAGGTCATCAAGCCCGATCAACGTATCCTTCCCCTGTACCAGCATCCCTCCGGAGATCAGCCGATAATCTATAAGTTTATGTACATCTTTTTTTGGTAACGCGAGTTCCAGTACACGTAAATTTTTTTTCTTTGCAAATACGGTTTTTGCAGCGCCATCAATCTTTGGAGCAATAACGCATTCTACGAATATCTTAATAATTTCTTCCGCAGTTGCAGCATCTACTTCACGGTTAAACCCCAGAATTCCTCCAAACGCGGATACAGGGTCGCAGAGTAATGCTGATAAGTACGCGGATTTAAGGCTTTTAGCAACTGCCACACCACACGGGTTGTTATGTTTTACGATCACACAGGCAGGTTCTTCGTATTCATTTACAATACTCCATGAAGCTTCCAGATCAAGGTAATTATTGAATGACAACTCTTTCCCTTGCAGTTGCACAGCATCAGCCACGCCGTTACTCATTAACCCCACCCCGGCTGATATTTTGTATAACGCACCTTCCTGATGAGGGTTCTCACCGTAACGCAGTTTCGCCTGGCGTTTGATACCGATTGCTATCTCAGACGGAATAACATTATTTTCGGTGAAGTAACTGCTAATAACCGAATCATAGTACGCAGTATGACGGAATGCTTTTGCCGCTAATTTTTTGCGGTACTCACGGTCAAGCTTCCCTGATTTTAAAAGTTCTGATGTTTCAATATAATCCCCTGCGTCACACACAATAGTAACGGACTCAAAATTTTTTGCTGCTGCACGTAAAAGTGTTACCCCTCCAATATCAATATTCTCAACAGCATCAGCTTCACTAACCCCTAATTTTGAAACAGTTTTCTCAAACGGGTAAAGGTTGCATACCACAACATCAATCAGCGCGATCTTATGCTTCGCAAGTTCAGCTAAATGTTTGTCATTACGTTTCGCGAGTATCCCCCCGAATATCCGCGGGTTCAACGTTTTCACACGCCCATCAAGGATTTCAGGGAAGCCCGTAACGTCATCAATCTTTGTAACTGCCACAGAATTAGCCGCTAACTCTTTCGCCGTCCCGCCGGTTGAGATTATGTTGTACCCCAGTGCGGTTAATTCTTTAGCAAACGCTACAACCCCGGTTTTGTCTGACACACTAATAAGCGCGAACTTTTTGTCCATAAACAATACTGTTCCTTTCATTCAATTCAATTTTAAAAAATACAACTTTTTATTGTTAACCTTTTGAATATTATACTTATATGTATAATTTTAAGCAAAAATATTTCAGGGAACAATAATCTGGTTTTCTTCGTCATACTAATTATGTAAAATGTATTAATTATATTTTTTGATATGTTTAGGAGGATGTACACATTGAATAAAATTGTCATGACTCTATCCGCTATTACAGCATTATTATTATTACCCGCCGCACCCTCGTCGTTTGCACTAGAACTTACTAAAACTATTCCGTTAACTTCAGGTAACGAATACTGTATGGGTGCGGTATTTTCCCCGGACGGCACAAAAATTTCTTTCAGCAAGTCCAGTTATAACGGCCTGTATGTAATGAACCTTGACGGTACGGTAATACAAAAACTTACTGATGAACCCGCTGCGGGTTTCCGTGCGGCATGGTTACCGGACAGCAAATCAATAATTTACCGCGCGAATACACTTGACACTATGGGGCGC
Encoded proteins:
- a CDS encoding phosphodiester glycosidase family protein, whose translation is MISCQSMHAMNLGLQWYLPVYGISGINLMGSRGYKIHKIFVYVLLLLVFLCITVNAEDIWEYPYPGVKYLHRTTTEPFDIYAVVIDLNNPNLEFYVTPEPEKRCQVSTFADLQKCVVAVNGDFFKLHETTANAKYPFYSAAGLCVSNGIQWTTCNYEYGKPSRKTYTLVIDSMNHTSLVPILKNKPDNCGEGWNIVSGKPVIVTSGTLAAIQTYNGSNLAQRHPRTSCGVSQDGKQLILAVV
- the purH gene encoding bifunctional phosphoribosylaminoimidazolecarboxamide formyltransferase/IMP cyclohydrolase, with the translated sequence MDKKFALISVSDKTGVVAFAKELTALGYNIISTGGTAKELAANSVAVTKIDDVTGFPEILDGRVKTLNPRIFGGILAKRNDKHLAELAKHKIALIDVVVCNLYPFEKTVSKLGVSEADAVENIDIGGVTLLRAAAKNFESVTIVCDAGDYIETSELLKSGKLDREYRKKLAAKAFRHTAYYDSVISSYFTENNVIPSEIAIGIKRQAKLRYGENPHQEGALYKISAGVGLMSNGVADAVQLQGKELSFNNYLDLEASWSIVNEYEEPACVIVKHNNPCGVAVAKSLKSAYLSALLCDPVSAFGGILGFNREVDAATAEEIIKIFVECVIAPKIDGAAKTVFAKKKNLRVLELALPKKDVHKLIDYRLISGGMLVQGKDTLIGLDDLKVVTKRQPTKEELDSLKFAWVVSKNVKSNAIILSMGTQTIGIGAGQMSRIDSLNIAVSKMSQIDKMSVQYPVSQPVVLASDAFFPFDDVVRAGAKSGVKAIIQPGGSINDKLSIDACDELGIAMVFTGIRHFRH